In Sulfuricurvum sp., the following are encoded in one genomic region:
- the ccoG gene encoding cytochrome c oxidase accessory protein CcoG has product MSYATKRYWFYAFVTLFIFTVPFMRVNDNHLLLLSFEKLQFHFMGLAYDVNEFYIMPFLLMFLFIGIFALTSILGRAWCGWGCPQTIFRTIYRDLIQGTLLDLRNNANKQKRMNTSSLENKVKVVVGFLLWALIAITASTNFIWYFVPPEDFFTYIQHPQDHLFIVIFIATTAAFLIYDIVWMQESFCTYLCPYSRIQTVLYDDNTKHVVYNTNRGGVIYAENQKRITDVKQWMGSEECTTCEACVKVCPTHIDIRKGLQLECINCLGCADACTSVMGKLGKKSLIEWGSPKSVLQNLQSSIFSKRNIMYFIAMAGSLIFAAVFASEQERVLVNINKPNELYKEQEGIVSNNYIVNIHNTQKQTYTYDVKVDDKNFHIDSFEALRLKTDGMRKRILVISTNQNLSQSDRRDTALKVKLTIFAKEDPKISVDKEISFIYPRAQ; this is encoded by the coding sequence ATGTCTTATGCGACTAAACGATATTGGTTCTATGCCTTTGTCACCCTCTTTATCTTCACCGTTCCGTTTATGAGGGTCAATGACAACCACCTTTTGCTTCTCTCATTTGAGAAGCTCCAGTTTCATTTCATGGGATTGGCATACGATGTCAACGAGTTTTACATCATGCCGTTTTTGCTCATGTTTCTGTTTATCGGGATTTTTGCCCTCACCTCCATACTTGGTAGAGCGTGGTGCGGATGGGGATGTCCTCAGACAATTTTTCGAACCATTTATCGGGATTTGATTCAAGGAACCCTCCTCGATTTGAGAAATAATGCGAACAAACAAAAGCGGATGAATACCTCATCTCTTGAAAATAAGGTCAAAGTCGTTGTCGGTTTTTTACTCTGGGCACTGATCGCCATAACTGCATCGACCAACTTTATCTGGTACTTCGTCCCTCCCGAAGATTTCTTCACCTACATACAACACCCGCAAGATCATCTCTTTATTGTTATCTTCATTGCTACAACTGCGGCATTTTTGATTTATGATATTGTCTGGATGCAAGAGAGTTTTTGTACCTATCTATGCCCCTATTCACGTATTCAAACCGTACTTTATGATGATAATACCAAACACGTCGTCTATAACACCAATCGAGGCGGTGTGATTTATGCAGAAAATCAAAAACGAATTACCGATGTCAAACAGTGGATGGGTTCTGAAGAATGCACCACGTGCGAAGCATGTGTCAAAGTATGCCCTACTCATATCGATATACGAAAAGGGTTGCAGCTAGAGTGCATCAACTGTCTAGGATGCGCTGATGCTTGTACATCTGTCATGGGTAAACTGGGTAAAAAATCGCTGATCGAGTGGGGAAGTCCAAAATCGGTTTTACAAAATTTACAAAGTAGTATTTTTTCAAAACGCAACATCATGTATTTTATTGCTATGGCAGGGTCATTGATTTTTGCAGCGGTATTTGCATCGGAACAAGAGCGGGTGTTGGTCAATATCAATAAACCAAACGAACTCTACAAAGAGCAAGAGGGTATCGTGAGCAACAACTATATTGTCAATATTCACAATACCCAAAAACAAACCTATACCTACGATGTCAAAGTGGACGATAAAAACTTCCATATCGATAGCTTTGAAGCGCTACGTCTCAAAACCGACGGTATGCGAAAACGGATATTGGTGATCTCTACGAATCAGAATCTATCGCAGTCGGATCGAAGAGACACCGCGTTGAAAGTCAAACTGACTATCTTTGCAAAAGAAGATCCGAAAATCTCTGTCGACAAAGAGATCTCCTTTATCTATCCGCGAGCTCAGTGA
- a CDS encoding type II toxin-antitoxin system CcdA family antitoxin, with the protein METVSFGTFSHLKADVVGEMLDAMGEIIVKIKPKNQKARTLSIIDAERLERLKTFEIRYEREQKAERWRAENKEAIEALNDFTVKSGVFASEYRAF; encoded by the coding sequence ATGGAAACAGTATCTTTCGGTACATTTAGCCATTTAAAAGCGGATGTTGTGGGGGAAATGCTCGATGCGATGGGTGAGATTATCGTTAAAATCAAACCAAAAAACCAAAAAGCTCGAACGCTCTCTATTATCGATGCTGAGCGACTTGAACGTCTCAAAACGTTTGAAATACGATATGAACGAGAGCAAAAAGCTGAGCGTTGGCGTGCGGAAAACAAAGAAGCGATTGAAGCGTTGAACGATTTTACGGTGAAATCGGGCGTATTTGCCTCAGAATATAGAGCTTTTTGA
- a CDS encoding J domain-containing protein, translating into MRVVLRNNAIFVQGENTTLEEPWMEEFFDHHIQNTLFLDNGVLVLNSDASSEQKEEFLDSLSDRYTKAHDLNSHFYRRSLKKCRTAAVRIEMPYRQSEKVDVELYAFGPSRVKITFLSDNRWVMRYLKQQLSSLVLSSTSNQIYIDVSSMSAKTRLEKALNRREVLHYQINYSYDDDFMSKLYGQFSGWSFNSDEMDKMIRYHAIFELPMGSKPHDLKKRYRQLAKKYHPDSVSTQSPEVVNRYTEKFKLLQEAYDALRAAS; encoded by the coding sequence GTGAGAGTCGTTTTACGCAACAACGCTATCTTTGTTCAAGGGGAAAATACAACCCTCGAAGAGCCGTGGATGGAAGAGTTTTTCGATCATCATATACAAAATACCCTTTTCTTGGATAATGGAGTATTGGTACTCAACAGTGACGCATCATCAGAGCAAAAAGAGGAATTTTTAGACTCTTTAAGTGATCGTTACACCAAAGCACATGATCTTAACAGCCATTTTTATCGTCGTTCCCTCAAAAAATGTCGTACCGCTGCGGTACGCATAGAGATGCCGTATCGACAGAGTGAAAAAGTTGACGTAGAGTTGTATGCCTTTGGCCCGAGTCGCGTTAAAATCACTTTTTTGAGTGATAATCGCTGGGTTATGCGCTATCTCAAACAACAACTCTCTTCGTTGGTTCTCAGTAGTACGTCAAACCAAATTTATATCGATGTAAGTTCCATGTCGGCAAAAACGCGTCTCGAAAAAGCACTTAACCGTCGCGAAGTACTTCATTACCAAATCAATTACAGCTATGACGATGATTTTATGAGTAAGTTATACGGACAATTTAGCGGATGGAGTTTTAATAGCGATGAGATGGATAAAATGATCCGTTATCATGCGATTTTTGAACTGCCGATGGGGAGTAAACCTCATGATTTGAAAAAACGCTATCGGCAGTTGGCAAAAAAATACCATCCCGACAGCGTCAGCACTCAAAGTCCTGAAGTAGTCAATCGATATACTGAAAAATTTAAACTCCTCCAAGAGGCGTATGACGCTCTCAGAGCTGCGAGTTAA
- a CDS encoding CcdB family protein, whose amino-acid sequence MAQFDLYENQNTQTNEMYPFLLDIQSDILGDLNTRLTVPLAVSPKQYKSLPFTPMIEVNGKNYMVMFHLMASYPINEYGSVIGNLEKDRSILLGAYDFMIQGY is encoded by the coding sequence ATGGCACAGTTTGATTTGTATGAGAACCAAAACACGCAAACCAATGAAATGTATCCGTTTCTTTTAGATATTCAATCCGATATTTTAGGTGATCTGAATACAAGGCTAACCGTGCCGTTAGCTGTATCTCCGAAACAGTATAAAAGTTTACCCTTTACCCCTATGATCGAAGTTAATGGTAAAAACTACATGGTGATGTTTCATTTGATGGCATCGTATCCGATCAATGAATACGGTAGTGTTATTGGAAATCTTGAAAAAGATCGAAGTATCCTATTGGGTGCTTATGATTTTATGATTCAGGGGTATTAG
- a CDS encoding HAMP domain-containing sensor histidine kinase produces the protein MSAEAFTHLAYGATFGILLMSIVYTLVRYVYSKEIMYISYCAMQVFSLGYISAYSHLFALAPFVQEIFLLLATLSAVIFAITFHEGNLIPKIANFKELVINTLLLNVVILTAFYHYILFEYLPYTVVYAILFLSIVFNLRSGFKPTIVYVIGWSLLCILLFVFQLKQVYVEHGYIDIVLVAFAVEAVLFTISISYKYNLFKNQALDHQNMLFQQSKMAKSGEMIANITHQFRQPLNNLSYLLMNLKNRYENRTIDDAYFDKKIASAQEQLQFLSKTIDDFKEFYTPAKAKEPFSLTEAIRNSVAVIAPDLKSKGIVLEVVGCDEEIAIFGKKNELSQVLLALISNASDALSGVSEPKIILRSHSNGSEAMIRLEDNGSGISSDTLGKIFDPYFTTKSQGSGIGLYLCKMIIEKSFGGKIEVESKVREGSAFTLSMVLYH, from the coding sequence TTGAGTGCTGAAGCGTTCACCCACTTAGCCTACGGCGCAACGTTCGGCATTTTGCTGATGAGTATCGTCTATACGCTTGTGCGCTATGTCTACTCCAAAGAGATCATGTATATCAGCTATTGCGCCATGCAGGTTTTCTCTCTGGGATATATCAGCGCCTATAGTCATCTTTTCGCTCTTGCTCCTTTTGTGCAGGAGATTTTTCTTCTGCTAGCAACGCTAAGTGCCGTTATCTTTGCGATAACGTTTCATGAGGGAAATTTGATTCCAAAGATTGCTAATTTTAAAGAGTTGGTGATCAATACCCTTTTGCTCAATGTCGTCATTTTGACCGCCTTTTATCACTATATCCTTTTTGAATATCTTCCCTATACGGTGGTGTATGCGATTTTGTTTCTCTCAATCGTATTTAATCTCCGCTCAGGGTTTAAACCGACGATCGTTTATGTCATCGGATGGTCGTTGCTATGTATTTTGCTGTTTGTGTTTCAGCTCAAACAGGTGTACGTTGAACACGGCTATATCGATATTGTATTGGTGGCATTTGCAGTGGAAGCGGTGTTGTTTACGATCTCGATTTCGTATAAATACAATCTTTTCAAAAATCAGGCGCTCGATCATCAAAATATGTTGTTTCAACAGTCCAAAATGGCAAAAAGCGGTGAGATGATCGCCAATATCACTCACCAGTTTCGTCAACCCCTCAATAACCTCTCCTACCTGTTGATGAATTTGAAAAATCGGTATGAAAACCGTACGATAGACGATGCATATTTTGATAAGAAAATCGCTTCGGCGCAGGAACAGTTGCAGTTTTTATCCAAGACGATTGATGATTTCAAAGAGTTTTATACCCCTGCCAAAGCGAAAGAGCCTTTTTCCCTCACCGAAGCGATCCGCAATAGTGTTGCTGTTATTGCCCCCGATTTGAAGAGTAAGGGAATCGTATTGGAGGTTGTTGGTTGTGATGAAGAGATCGCTATTTTTGGAAAAAAGAATGAGCTCTCACAGGTTCTTTTGGCGTTGATCTCGAATGCATCGGATGCATTGAGCGGGGTGAGTGAACCAAAGATCATCCTTCGTAGCCACAGCAACGGGAGCGAAGCAATGATTAGACTCGAAGATAACGGGAGCGGGATTTCAAGCGATACGCTCGGAAAGATTTTTGACCCCTATTTTACGACGAAATCACAAGGGAGCGGGATCGGGCTCTATTTGTGCAAAATGATCATCGAAAAGAGCTTCGGAGGAAAAATAGAGGTCGAGAGCAAGGTTCGAGAGGGGAGCGCGTTTACCCTCTCGATGGTGCTCTATCACTGA
- a CDS encoding response regulator codes for MEKLATKNLHVLYVEDDDVARENGIEYLENYFDHVHAASDAFEGLKLYREVHPEIIITDIQMPKLNGLEFIKQIRKENKETQIIVISAYSDTTYLLQAIELQLVKYLIKPVQESAFKEALHQCIESIHHKDSNIINLPDNTYFDTYNQTLVRDGDVVALRTKELQMLSLLLKYKNRYVTYSEIENHVWRESAMSSDALKTLMKNLKAKLPANLISNLSGTGYKIEC; via the coding sequence ATGGAAAAGTTAGCCACAAAAAATCTTCACGTTTTATATGTCGAAGACGATGATGTCGCGCGTGAAAACGGTATCGAGTACCTCGAAAACTACTTCGATCATGTTCATGCCGCTTCGGATGCTTTTGAAGGATTAAAACTCTATCGGGAGGTTCATCCCGAAATCATCATTACGGATATTCAGATGCCTAAACTCAACGGTTTAGAGTTTATTAAACAAATCCGTAAAGAGAATAAAGAGACTCAAATTATTGTCATTAGCGCGTACAGTGACACGACGTATCTTCTTCAGGCCATAGAGTTGCAGTTAGTCAAATACCTCATTAAACCGGTGCAGGAGAGCGCTTTTAAAGAAGCGTTGCATCAATGTATCGAAAGCATCCATCATAAAGATTCGAATATCATCAACCTTCCGGATAACACCTATTTTGACACGTACAATCAGACCCTTGTACGTGATGGTGACGTTGTTGCTTTACGGACGAAAGAACTTCAAATGTTGAGCCTGCTCCTCAAATATAAAAACCGCTATGTCACCTATAGCGAGATCGAAAACCATGTTTGGCGAGAGAGTGCCATGAGTAGCGATGCCCTTAAAACCCTGATGAAAAATCTCAAGGCAAAACTCCCTGCAAATCTCATTTCCAACCTCTCAGGGACAGGGTACAAAATTGAGTGCTGA